In Flavobacterium sp. 83, the genomic window AAAATTTCAGTACTTTTACTTTAGGTACTTATTTTGCTTTAACAGTAACCTCAACTGGTTTTAACCAATTACTGGTGAATTTTACTGATATAGGTTCATTCCCTCCTGTTGCCTGAATGTAAGCTACATGATGTTCGTGAAATACTCTCTGAACATTATCAGCATAATTACCCATATCTGTATTATTCTCTGCTTCTAATCCTAATAAAATACCTAAACCACTTACTTTACAAGTATCTACTTGTTAGTAATCTAAATCCAATTAAGAGGAATCAATGCAAGTAATAATTTTCTTAATTTTTAATCTCTTTTTATATTGTTTTTTTAACTATACTGTTATGCTGCAGATATAGGTAAATAAAGATGTAAAACAGGCTCCTACAATTCTCCGGTAAAAGCAGTTTTTCTGCTTTATGAAATTTTAAATCGACCTAATTATAAACATTCCTAATACATATAATAATACTGCAGCAGTACAATTATAAATGCAAAGTAATGTCTAGTCAGAAGGTTTCAGGAGGGGTAAATTGGAAAAAAAAGGAGGGTAAATTTACAATTAAGCTGTTTTTTTACCAATAAAATTGAATACTATTAAAAAAAGTTAATTATATTTTACACAAAACATAATTATTGAATTAACACAACTATTCTATTAGATCCATTAAAAATTCGATAACACTACTTATTTCCTGGATACAGAAACTAAAATAGACATGAATTAAATATACAGTTGGGAATATTTGTAAGCGATAATAGTATTTAAACTCGCTTAGATGTAATTATAAATAACATCAGTCGAATGATCTGCAGTGGTAGATCACTCGAACTGACAAAAATTAAGACCGAATTAAACTAACCGATTATTTGACAATATTTGTATCAGCATTAAAAGAACTTTTATATTTTTTAATATACTCTGAAGGAGTCATAGCAAAAAGTTTTACAAACTGTTGTCTAAAATATTTCGGGTCTTCAAAACCGACCTCAGCACTTGCTTGGGCGATATTAATATTTTCAGTTATCATTAACATCGCTGCTCTTCTTATTCGCACCGAACGTATGAATGCATTCAAGGTTTGCTCAGAAATGATTTTAATTTTAGTATAAAGAGTTCTATGACTCATTCCCATTTCAGCCGCAAAATTTTTAATAGTAAAATCTCGTTTGTGAATATTTGCCTCTATAATGGTAATGCATTTTTTTAAAATCTCTTGGTATTCTGCCGGAACCTTCTGAGTATTCTCTTTAAGAGTTATGCTATCCAAAAAGTACTTACGCAAACTACTACGACTCCTTAACAATGATTCAACACGAGCAACAAGAATATCATCGTCAAATGGTTTTGTAATATAATCATCTGCCCCATCACTTATGCCTTGAAGATGGGTTTCTGGATTTTTTGACGCTGTTAACAATATCACAGGGATATGAGACAGACTACTATTTTCTTTTATCTTTCGGCATAATTCAAGACCATCCATAACATCCATAGCGACATCACTAAGCACCAAATCAGGCATGTATTTCTTAGTCAGTTTTAAACCTTCTTCGCCATTATCAGCACTATAAATTATATAAGTATCCGAAAACAACTTGATCAAATAATTCCTTATATCAGTATTATCGTCTATAATTAAAAGTGTACGCTTATCCGTGAGCATTACTTTATACAACTCATTATCTGAAGTTACATCAGTTAAAAGTTCAACATTTTCGCCCGCTTCATCAGCCATTAATTCTTCAACCAATGCACTTCTTTCAGGAATAACAGTGCTAATTTGGAAACCTTCAAAATGATCTTGACCTTTTAAAAAGTTCAATTTAAACACACTCCCTTTCCCCATTTCGCTACTACAACTTACAGTCCCTTTATGTTTCTCTACAAAATACTTAACTATAAAAAGCCCGATTCCAAATCCTGTCCCAACTGATACTTTAGAATTTATTTGTTTGAATTTCTCGAAAATAACTTCTAAATTATTTTTTTCTATTCCACCACCACTATCTGAAATCTCTATACTAACATCCGTTTCATTTTCAGCTAACATAAGACTAATCACCCCTCCACTAGGAGTATACTTGAAGGCATTCGACATCAGATTAAACAAGGATATTTCTACTTTTTCATAATCCCCTATTATTTCAATGTTCTTTTCTGGTATTTGAAAAGTATAATCAATATTTTTATCTTTTGCCTGGTTTACAAAACATTGAAAAACTTCATAACAAAGATTATTTACATTTATGGTAGATATTCTAAGTTCATCTGCATCATTTTCAGCCTTATGAAAAAGCAACAACTGATCTACTAAACTTAAAAGCCTTCTTGCATTTCTATGCGCAATTATTAAATCGCTAACAGAAGAACTATTTTCGACATTTTCTTTTTGAATCGCTTTTTTTAATGGATTGATAATCAATGATAAAGGCGTACGGAACTCATGAGAAATATACGTAAACATTGATGATTGTTTTTCGGCAATTTCCTTTTCCTTTTTTCCCTCTAATTCGGCAATTTTTACTTTGTACTTTAATTTTTCTTTATTTTCATTGTATTTTATGTAGGCATAAATAATTCCTGCTCCCACCAATAAATAGAAACTATAAGCCCACCAAGTTCTATACCATGGCGGTAACACTACAACAGTAATTAGACTTTCTTCCTTATTCCATCCTCCTCTAGAGTTTGTGGTTTTAACTTTAAAGACATACTTTCCTTCTGCTAATCTTGCATAATTTGCCTTTCGGACTTGGCCAACATAATTCCATCGATTTTCCCAGCCCTCTAAGTAGTACGCATACTTTATTTTATCGGCATTATTATAATCCAGTGCTACAAATTCTAACGATACCGTTGTTTGATCATAAGGTAATTTTACCTCTTTGATGTTACCCGAATCCCAGTCTGAGATTAGTTCATTTTTACTTTCTTCAATAGGCTGGTTATTTACATAAAAATTAGTCAATAGTAAATTATTCTTCTGATTTAATTCTTTAATGTCCTCAGGAAAAAATGAGTTAAATCCGTTTATGCCTCCAAAAATAAATTCCCCTGTAGACAATTTAAGACCCGCATTAAAACTAAACTGGTTGCTTTGTAAACCATCATTTTCTGAAAAATTTCTAAAAGTCCTTTTCTTATTATCAAACCTACAGAGTCCGTTATAAGTACTCATCCATAAATCCCCCTCTTTATCTTCTAACAACCTTAAAATCGTATTAGAAGGCAAACCATCGTCTGTAGTCAGTCTTTTAAATGTGTTTGTTTTCCTGTCAAACAATAACAATCCTCCTTCTTGAGTACCCAACCATAAATTTTTGTTTTTATCCTCGAGTATGCATCTAATAGGATTTCCAATAGTGATTTTCTTGTATTTTCTGCCTTCATTTTCGATAAAAAATAATGAATTATAATTGCCTCCCCAAAGTTTCCCATCGCTCGTCTCAGTAAGGCATTGTAAATTATCGATTGCTTTATCAAAGAGTACAAAACTATTTTTAGCTCTATCAAAAAAGTACAAAGAACCTTCATTAGTAGCACTAGCCCATATATGTCCCTTAGAATCCTTATACATAAACCATATATTTTTCTCTATACGCTTCGTAAATGGATTGTAACAAGAAAAATGACTTATAGTATTATTTGCAGGATTAATACGATTAACACCTCCAGCCCAAGTTGATAACCAAATTTCATTATTACTATCTCGTATGATACTGGTAATAAAATTACTGCTGATTCTATTAGTAGAGTTAGCCGAACTATTATAAACCGCATATGTATTTAATTTTCTATTCCAATACTTCAAGCCTGCCCCATCAGTACCTATCCATATGTTTTTCTTTTCGTCTTCACAAAACGACAATATAAAATTTTCGGCAGGGTCACTCTCTTTTGCATTATGTCTAATAGTCTTAAAGTACTTTGGGTTACTGCCAATCATACTGATTCCTCCGCGTAAGGTACCAATCCATTTGTTTCCTGCTGTATCTTGATACAAACTCCATATCGAATTACTTTTTACAAGTTTATTACCTCTTCCAGAATTATATGGAACAGCTTTTTTGCTTTTACCTATTACTTTATAAATACCACAACCATCTGTAGTTAGCCACATCTCCTTTTTCCTATCTATAAGAATTTGAGTAACAGTACATTTATCTGAAAAATAATTATCTGAAAGCAAAGCCGATTTAATGTTAAGTAGATAAAGACCTTCATCTGTTCCAAGCCAAAGATTGCCATCTAAAGAAAGCTTCATACATTTCACATCCATTAATAGCGGATAAATGACCTTTAGTTTTTTGGAATTATAGATATATTTACAAACACCTACATTTTTTACATATACCCAGCAATATGCTTTTATTTGGTCATTTTCAAGAACTGCAGCGTCATAACTATATTTAACCTCTCTATTATCTAATCCTTCTAACGCGACATTCTTACCAATAAATGATCCATTTTCAAAAATAAGCAAACCTAAATTTTGTGAGGCTACCAATACTCTTTCTTTTGAGACTGATTTTATCTGACGAATGCTATTTTTTAATATTTTTGGCGTATTATTCGATGAAATATATTCAACAGAATGAAAATCAGCACTTTTTTTATCAAAAATACACACTCCATTAGAACCTCCCACCCAAATATTTTTTTTAGAGTCTCCTTCGATATGATAGATGTTATTAAATAACAATGATTTTTTATCATTAATCTTGTTACGATACACTTTAAAATTATACCCATCATACCTGTTTAATCCGTCATAGGTACCAAACCACATATAACCATCACTATCCTGATATATTGCGGCCACTGAATTGTTAGACAAACCATCAGATATACCAAGAAATTTAATGGTATGATCTTGTGAGAAACCGGATAAAGAAAAACCTATTAATGTTAGAAAATGTAAAACAAAATACTTCAAAAAGCGATAAATTTAAAGGGTTAAGTAATTTGATTGTAAAAGTGCAATTATAAACTAAATTTGTTTAAAACTAACATAAATAGTTACACAAAATCATTCTTCATTTTGTTCAAATTAATACCTTATTTATCTCTAAAATCTGCAAGACTATGTAAATTAAAAAAAAAGATAAGAGGCCGAAACTACACACTTTCAATTAGAATTACTTTAAGATTCCTTTTTTGTAAATAGAGCGCAAAGTCCGTAAATACAAATGAATTGTAGGTTTAGAATTCCTAATGCTAACATTGTAATTCTTAAAACGCATCAAAATTTCATAATCCAAGTTTTGCAAACTCACGTTTTTGCCAAAATTCCCAAATTGCGCGATCACATTCTCATAACAGCGCACGTTTCCAAGCAGCTTATTTTTGGCCTTCAAATCATGTTTTCCCACATTTTCAGCAATAGCCTTCATGTAAGTAATCAATTTATTGGCATAATCCAAAAATCCAATTTACGAAAAATCCATTGCAAACATTTCCTGATACATTTTTTCAAAATCGGAGCCAAAATATCATAATCAGGATGCTTACTTGAAACCATTTTTTTCATCGGCAATAAAATGATCAACTACACAAGAAGTAATCGTTTTTGATTAGCATTTATTTTGGTGCGCAATTTCCACCACCAAAGGAAAACCTTCTTCAGTTTCTTTACGCGAAGTAATAAGTTTGATCTCTATTTTCATGTTCGTGATTTGTTCGTGAAAATGTCTTAAAATGTTGTTTTTTGTTGTTTAAAATGTAAGAAATTATAAAATACAAATTTCACAAAACGCAAAAAACCCACTGAAAACAGTGGGTTTTGTTGTGAAGGCAGAAGGATTCGAACCTTCGACCGCCTGCTTAGAAGGCAGGTGCTCTATCCAGCTGAGCTATGCCTCCATTGCTCATAAAAAAAACTAGTCGGGGTGGCAGGATTCGAACCTGCGGCCTCCTGCTCCCAAAGCAGGCGCGATAACCGAGCTACGCTACACCCCGAAGTGCAAAAAAAAATTAAGCGGAGGGACAGGGACTCGAACCCTGGCACCGATTACTCGATGACAGTTTAGCAAACTGCTCCATTACCACTCTGGCACCCCTCCAAGCTCAAAGAAACGTGTCTTGTTTTGCGGTTGCAAATTTAAGACATCTTTAGACTTCTCACAACTATTTGAGGTCTTTTTTTCAATATTTTTTATCCTTTTTACAAAAACACTTCACAATCAAACATATAGAATGAAAATATTTTTAAAAAATGATAATGGTATAATCAAAATTTGAAATTGTTTAAAAAAGATTAAATTTGCTACATAAACCAACATTTTATAAGTTATGAACAAAAGAGTTGTTATCGTTTCTGCCGTTAGGACACCTATCGGAAGTTTTATGGGGGGATTATCTACAGTTACCGCTCCACAGTTAGGCGCAGTAGCTATTAAAGGTGCTTTGGAAAAAATAAATTTAGATCCAAATTTAGTCGATGAAGTATTTATGGGCAATGTAGTTCAGGCTGGCGTTGGTCAGGCTCCTGCTCGTCAGGCAGCTTTGTTTGCCGGCTTACCAAATACAGTCGCATGCACCACAATAAATAAAGTATGTGCTTCTGGAATGAAAGCTGTTATGTTAGGCGCACAAGCAATTCAATGTGGTGACGCCGAAATTGTAGTAGCTGGAGGAATGGAGAATATGAGTTTAATTCCGCATTATTTGCATTTGAGAAATGGAACTAAATTTGGTTCTGCAACAATGATTGACGGAATGCAGAAGGATGGACTGACTGACGCATACGATAACAGCGCTATGGGAGTGTGTGCTGACTTATGTGCCGCAGAATACAAATTAACCCGTGAAGACCAAGATAACTTCGCAATTCAATCATATGAGCGTAGTGCGAAAGCATGGGATTTAGGAAAATTTGACAACGAAGTTGTTCCTGTTGCTGTTCCACAAAGAAAAGGAGATCCAATTATAGTTTCTAAAGACGAAGAATATACTAATGTAAAATTAGATAAAATACCATCATTAAATCCTGTTTTCACAAAAGACGGAACAGTAACTGCAGCCAATGCATCTACAATAAATGATGGAGCAGCTGCAGTATTATTAATGAGTGAAGAAAAAGCAATCGCTTTGGGTCTAAAACCTTTGGCTTATATAAACGGATACGCTGATGCCGCACAAGAACCAAAATGGTTCACAACATCTCCATCTAAGGCAATTCCTAAAGCTTTAGAAAAAGCAGGAATAGCAATTAACGATGTTGATTATTTTGAATTCAACGAAGCTTTTGCCGTTGTCGGTTTAGCTAATTCAAAAATTCTGGGATTAGATAACAGTAAAGTAAACATAAATGGTGGTGCTGTATCTTTGGGACATCCATTAGGTTGCTCAGGAGTAAGAATCATTGTAACATTAATAAATGTTTTAGAACAAAATAACGGTAAAATTGGAGCAGCTGCAATTTGTAATGGCGGTGGTGGAGCTTCAGCAATTATTATCGAAAGAGCCTAAAATAATTATAAGTTATGGGTTATGAGTTTTGGAACTTATAACCCATAATTATTAACTCATAAATTGACCTAAATGTTCGGAATTTGTAATCTAGCTATTATCCCACTTCGATTTGAACCAAGTGACAGAAGCGAAATCGTTTCTCAAGTTTTATTTGGAGAACATTTTGAAATTTTAGAACAATTGAAACAATGGTCCAGAATACGAATGCAATATGATAATTATGAAGGCTGGGTAGACTCTAAACAATACCAACTGATTTCCGAATCCAGTTTTAATCAATTGTCTAAAGACGCAATCATTCTGAATGCAGACCTAATAGAATACATTACTGCTCCAAATAATTTATTAATTCCAATTCCACTTGGATCGTCAGTGTCATTTTTAAATTACAATGAAATCAATACTCCAAATTTTGATTTCGAAGGAACAAAAATTAGCGGTATAAAACCCAAAGAAGGTTTAATCAATACAGCCTTTTTATATTTAAATGCTCCATATCTATGGGGAGGAAAAACACCTTTTGGAATTGATTGCTCTGGTTTTACACAAATGGTTTATAAACTCAATGGATATAAATTATTACGCGATGCCTCGCAACAAGCACTACAAGGAGAGGCTTTGAGCTTTATAGAAGAAAGCGAACCCGGCGACTTAGCTTTCTTCGATAACGACGAAGGCAAAATTATTCATGTAGGTATCATTATGGAAGACAACTACATTATTCACGCAAGTGGCAAAATACGAATTGACAGGTTAGATCATCTGGGAATCTATAATCCTGAGACTAATAAACACACTCATAAATTAAGGGTAATCAAAAAAATAATCTAAAAAAAAACCTATCAAGAATAAACTTCAAGATAGGTTTTTTTTATTATTCGTAAAAGAATATTACATTTTAGCTTTCAATGCTTTTTTCTTTTCAGTCATTTCTAATGCACCATAAACACCTAGCAAAGTAGCTTTAACTTCGTTGTTTTTAGGATCTAATTCGCTCGCTTTTTCTAAATAAGGCAAAGCATCAGTAAATACCGCTTCTCTTTGTTTTTTAAGAACTAAGTAACGTTTATTATCTTTTTCTGAGTTTCCTAATTTGCTCATCTCATCAAAAAGTTTTTTATCAGCATCCAGCTTCATAATAGCAAGATTAAGGTAAGCATTTACATAATCAGGTTTAATTTCGATAGCTCTCTTATAGTACTTCTCTGCTTCAACTACGTTTTTAGCATTGTAACTAATTACTCCTAAATTAAAAATTAAATCAGCATCATTAGGATTTTTTTCCAAAACTTCTGAAATTAATTTTTTGTAAGTATCAAAATCTTTCGTCTCTAAATACAAGTTGGCTTCAGTCAAAATCAATGAAGTGTCTTCTGGATTTGCTGCTCTAGCTTCAGCAATTGCTTTTTTAGCTTCTTCAGTTTTTCCTTTTTCTACTAAAATTAAAGCCATATTTTTATAGATCTCACCTCTTTTTGAAGGAATAACTTCTGTTCTTGGTTTATCATGAGTACCTAATTTAACCATTCTATCTCTTTCTTGAGCAGTTGTAAAAACATCTTCTTCGCTGGTTAATTTATTCACTGCAAAATAACTTGTACCTTTTCCTGAATAATTTAAATTTTTCAAATCTTCATATAATCTAAGTGCCGAATCATATTCTTTAGCATTTACATAAGTAGAAGCGGCATAATACAAATTTATTGTGTCTTTTTTATCTAACAAATAAG contains:
- a CDS encoding hybrid sensor histidine kinase/response regulator transcription factor; the encoded protein is MKYFVLHFLTLIGFSLSGFSQDHTIKFLGISDGLSNNSVAAIYQDSDGYMWFGTYDGLNRYDGYNFKVYRNKINDKKSLLFNNIYHIEGDSKKNIWVGGSNGVCIFDKKSADFHSVEYISSNNTPKILKNSIRQIKSVSKERVLVASQNLGLLIFENGSFIGKNVALEGLDNREVKYSYDAAVLENDQIKAYCWVYVKNVGVCKYIYNSKKLKVIYPLLMDVKCMKLSLDGNLWLGTDEGLYLLNIKSALLSDNYFSDKCTVTQILIDRKKEMWLTTDGCGIYKVIGKSKKAVPYNSGRGNKLVKSNSIWSLYQDTAGNKWIGTLRGGISMIGSNPKYFKTIRHNAKESDPAENFILSFCEDEKKNIWIGTDGAGLKYWNRKLNTYAVYNSSANSTNRISSNFITSIIRDSNNEIWLSTWAGGVNRINPANNTISHFSCYNPFTKRIEKNIWFMYKDSKGHIWASATNEGSLYFFDRAKNSFVLFDKAIDNLQCLTETSDGKLWGGNYNSLFFIENEGRKYKKITIGNPIRCILEDKNKNLWLGTQEGGLLLFDRKTNTFKRLTTDDGLPSNTILRLLEDKEGDLWMSTYNGLCRFDNKKRTFRNFSENDGLQSNQFSFNAGLKLSTGEFIFGGINGFNSFFPEDIKELNQKNNLLLTNFYVNNQPIEESKNELISDWDSGNIKEVKLPYDQTTVSLEFVALDYNNADKIKYAYYLEGWENRWNYVGQVRKANYARLAEGKYVFKVKTTNSRGGWNKEESLITVVVLPPWYRTWWAYSFYLLVGAGIIYAYIKYNENKEKLKYKVKIAELEGKKEKEIAEKQSSMFTYISHEFRTPLSLIINPLKKAIQKENVENSSSVSDLIIAHRNARRLLSLVDQLLLFHKAENDADELRISTINVNNLCYEVFQCFVNQAKDKNIDYTFQIPEKNIEIIGDYEKVEISLFNLMSNAFKYTPSGGVISLMLAENETDVSIEISDSGGGIEKNNLEVIFEKFKQINSKVSVGTGFGIGLFIVKYFVEKHKGTVSCSSEMGKGSVFKLNFLKGQDHFEGFQISTVIPERSALVEELMADEAGENVELLTDVTSDNELYKVMLTDKRTLLIIDDNTDIRNYLIKLFSDTYIIYSADNGEEGLKLTKKYMPDLVLSDVAMDVMDGLELCRKIKENSSLSHIPVILLTASKNPETHLQGISDGADDYITKPFDDDILVARVESLLRSRSSLRKYFLDSITLKENTQKVPAEYQEILKKCITIIEANIHKRDFTIKNFAAEMGMSHRTLYTKIKIISEQTLNAFIRSVRIRRAAMLMITENINIAQASAEVGFEDPKYFRQQFVKLFAMTPSEYIKKYKSSFNADTNIVK
- a CDS encoding phage integrase SAM-like domain-containing protein, coding for MKAIAENVGKHDLKAKNKLLGNVRCYENVIAQFGNFGKNVSLQNLDYEILMRFKNYNVSIRNSKPTIHLYLRTLRSIYKKGILK
- a CDS encoding acetyl-CoA C-acyltransferase, translated to MNKRVVIVSAVRTPIGSFMGGLSTVTAPQLGAVAIKGALEKINLDPNLVDEVFMGNVVQAGVGQAPARQAALFAGLPNTVACTTINKVCASGMKAVMLGAQAIQCGDAEIVVAGGMENMSLIPHYLHLRNGTKFGSATMIDGMQKDGLTDAYDNSAMGVCADLCAAEYKLTREDQDNFAIQSYERSAKAWDLGKFDNEVVPVAVPQRKGDPIIVSKDEEYTNVKLDKIPSLNPVFTKDGTVTAANASTINDGAAAVLLMSEEKAIALGLKPLAYINGYADAAQEPKWFTTSPSKAIPKALEKAGIAINDVDYFEFNEAFAVVGLANSKILGLDNSKVNINGGAVSLGHPLGCSGVRIIVTLINVLEQNNGKIGAAAICNGGGGASAIIIERA
- a CDS encoding C40 family peptidase, which codes for MFGICNLAIIPLRFEPSDRSEIVSQVLFGEHFEILEQLKQWSRIRMQYDNYEGWVDSKQYQLISESSFNQLSKDAIILNADLIEYITAPNNLLIPIPLGSSVSFLNYNEINTPNFDFEGTKISGIKPKEGLINTAFLYLNAPYLWGGKTPFGIDCSGFTQMVYKLNGYKLLRDASQQALQGEALSFIEESEPGDLAFFDNDEGKIIHVGIIMEDNYIIHASGKIRIDRLDHLGIYNPETNKHTHKLRVIKKII
- a CDS encoding tetratricopeptide repeat protein, producing the protein MKSKYVILASALLISVATFAQKDQIKAAEKALKGGNSQEAATILQGTESLIANATDAEKAQFFFVKGNALLDLANKNVDVDANLSLAAKAYQDLIAVEQASGKAKYSTQAATSITQIKFKLINGAIADSKIEKHSEGAKKLYDAYLLDKKDTINLYYAASTYVNAKEYDSALRLYEDLKNLNYSGKGTSYFAVNKLTSEEDVFTTAQERDRMVKLGTHDKPRTEVIPSKRGEIYKNMALILVEKGKTEEAKKAIAEARAANPEDTSLILTEANLYLETKDFDTYKKLISEVLEKNPNDADLIFNLGVISYNAKNVVEAEKYYKRAIEIKPDYVNAYLNLAIMKLDADKKLFDEMSKLGNSEKDNKRYLVLKKQREAVFTDALPYLEKASELDPKNNEVKATLLGVYGALEMTEKKKALKAKM